A single genomic interval of Nitrospira sp. harbors:
- a CDS encoding relaxase/mobilization nuclease domain-containing protein, with protein MVKLAKATKGLRGISNNLSYISRDGKLDIEDQDGHIITGKEAVGDLKREWQHGGFPIPGNSEMRDAFHIILSMPKLTDPISVQRAAREFAKREFANYQYAMVLHTFETDPDPHPSSHPHVHLTVKTAGLDGTRLNPRKLDLQRWREGFAEALREHGIDATTTSRIHRTTQERWKVRHFVEGATQTIRVDRSRRETHAPHVQREIMKNYEGVMKALARSDRGDDRQLAVDLVRHLAGQSRMQEKEKGRSPERE; from the coding sequence ATGGTCAAGCTCGCCAAAGCCACGAAAGGCCTGCGCGGGATTTCAAATAATCTCAGTTATATCTCTCGGGATGGGAAGCTAGACATTGAAGATCAAGACGGACATATCATCACGGGTAAAGAGGCCGTTGGAGATCTCAAGCGCGAATGGCAACATGGAGGGTTTCCAATCCCTGGGAATTCCGAGATGCGCGATGCCTTTCATATCATCTTGTCCATGCCGAAGCTGACCGACCCAATCTCGGTTCAACGCGCCGCCCGTGAATTTGCGAAACGTGAGTTTGCCAATTATCAGTACGCCATGGTGCTGCATACTTTCGAGACAGACCCGGACCCACATCCTTCGTCTCATCCGCACGTACATCTCACCGTTAAAACCGCAGGACTTGATGGGACACGGCTAAACCCAAGAAAGCTCGATCTCCAACGTTGGCGAGAAGGATTTGCTGAAGCGCTTCGGGAACATGGGATCGACGCCACCACTACGAGCCGTATTCATCGCACAACTCAAGAGCGGTGGAAGGTTCGGCATTTCGTGGAGGGCGCGACACAAACCATACGCGTGGACCGTAGCAGACGAGAGACCCACGCACCACATGTTCAGCGCGAGATAATGAAAAACTATGAAGGGGTCATGAAAGCCTTGGCGCGTTCTGATCGAGGAGATGATCGGCAGCTTGCGGTAGACTTGGTACGTCACTTAGCCGGACAGAGCCGCATGCAGGAGAAAGAAAAGGGGCGATCACCGGAACGTGAATAG
- a CDS encoding replication initiator protein A, which translates to MDAVIIPEPTFIQSERILNRHQIWSVKASKGVRTAHKKSIVSEVKVGDELHRHCLTVYGGDGLPNTLDLEFFRAMEQVLTEQQRKKEDAPLEQTVVLRAKDIIEAAGKKKCGSAYRELRRFFVRLGATALGLEITEPGRRGQEQLVHIFENLTQVLDEDAGPQNMQVHRIRLADWYVESFNSGNCWVVDHALFTRLTRPISQLLHQALHALFPDGGGEARIRYAELVRNWQLTPRSGLSKIREQLDPAHQELQSLGFLDGWGYTALNGDKNDLQVRWVAGPAWWEADRACRHLGLASQLPDGIRDPLLPFRAPATKLHEEEESRIKATVAEVLDFVGIKDKRFTPFWTQAARDIPLTRIRKLIGDVRERVMCGQRGGAKDDRVMNRGAYLLSLLKLEARKRQLSWGDKN; encoded by the coding sequence GTGGACGCGGTCATAATTCCTGAACCGACTTTTATCCAGAGTGAGCGCATCCTTAACCGCCATCAGATTTGGAGCGTGAAGGCCAGCAAAGGAGTTCGAACGGCTCATAAGAAATCGATTGTGAGTGAGGTGAAGGTGGGGGATGAACTTCACCGACATTGCTTAACGGTTTATGGTGGAGATGGGCTCCCGAATACGTTGGATTTGGAATTCTTCCGTGCCATGGAGCAAGTTCTCACAGAACAACAGCGGAAGAAAGAAGATGCCCCCTTGGAACAGACGGTCGTGTTGCGGGCAAAGGACATCATTGAGGCGGCAGGCAAGAAAAAATGCGGGTCAGCCTATCGGGAATTACGCCGCTTCTTTGTTCGATTGGGCGCCACGGCTCTGGGGCTGGAGATCACAGAGCCCGGTCGGCGAGGTCAGGAGCAGTTGGTGCATATTTTCGAAAATCTCACGCAAGTCCTGGATGAGGACGCCGGTCCACAGAATATGCAGGTACATCGCATTCGTCTCGCCGACTGGTATGTTGAAAGTTTTAATTCGGGTAACTGCTGGGTGGTCGATCATGCCTTATTCACCCGCCTCACGCGCCCGATCTCTCAATTGTTGCATCAAGCATTGCATGCCTTATTTCCGGATGGGGGAGGGGAAGCGAGAATTCGCTATGCGGAACTCGTACGCAATTGGCAATTAACGCCGCGATCAGGCCTCTCAAAAATTCGAGAGCAACTCGATCCCGCACATCAGGAGCTGCAGAGCCTTGGGTTTTTGGATGGGTGGGGATATACCGCTTTGAACGGTGACAAAAATGATCTTCAAGTACGGTGGGTGGCTGGACCTGCCTGGTGGGAAGCCGATCGTGCCTGCCGCCATTTAGGTTTGGCCAGTCAATTACCCGATGGAATTCGTGACCCATTGCTGCCGTTTCGGGCTCCGGCAACCAAGCTCCACGAGGAGGAGGAGAGTCGAATCAAGGCCACGGTGGCCGAGGTGTTGGATTTTGTCGGCATTAAAGATAAACGGTTTACACCTTTTTGGACTCAGGCCGCACGAGATATTCCCTTAACGCGAATTCGAAAACTAATCGGTGATGTTCGGGAACGCGTGATGTGTGGGCAACGAGGTGGAGCCAAGGACGACCGGGTGATGAACCGGGGCGCGTATCTGCTGTCGCTGCTTAAATTGGAGGCCAGAAAGCGGCAGTTATCATGGGGAGATAAGAACTGA
- a CDS encoding ParB/RepB/Spo0J family partition protein, with protein MSQKMSKERERLLAEGKKALAGLGMSNQSAVEEVLKETLGEDIRATPSATPSLENRHALDEDREGAQAAERIYNLPLHQLEPSPDQPRMNVEPDPELVENIRVHGIRTPIHVRPLGKNRYEIVAGERRWRASQALGLQTIPALVRQASTDSAAAEALLDNLLRKNLSGFEEAKGYRKLIDQHHYRQNELAQALGCDKTRISRALHVLELPEAILDLTLGPGSPLSFTHVQELLPLRSNPIRLERVARLAVEQQWTAKRIREEILRQPRINQGAQSVRFTPKGDNGAFFLVIRFHPNRLNDVPIVMEALDQARDYVAQAQKQNPSS; from the coding sequence ATGTCTCAGAAGATGTCCAAAGAACGGGAGCGTCTGCTGGCTGAAGGTAAAAAGGCCCTGGCCGGGTTGGGCATGTCGAATCAGTCCGCGGTCGAGGAAGTACTCAAGGAGACATTAGGGGAAGACATCCGCGCTACGCCAAGCGCCACGCCTTCCTTGGAGAACCGTCATGCCCTCGACGAAGACCGAGAGGGTGCTCAGGCCGCTGAGCGAATCTACAATCTACCTCTCCATCAGCTGGAACCCAGTCCGGACCAGCCCCGCATGAACGTGGAGCCGGACCCAGAGCTCGTGGAGAACATCCGAGTGCATGGGATACGCACCCCGATTCATGTCAGACCGCTAGGAAAGAATCGCTATGAAATCGTCGCTGGTGAACGACGCTGGCGTGCCTCGCAAGCGTTGGGACTCCAGACGATTCCCGCACTTGTGCGACAGGCGTCCACAGACTCCGCAGCCGCAGAGGCCCTGCTCGATAACCTATTGCGGAAGAATCTCTCGGGCTTTGAGGAAGCGAAGGGCTACCGAAAACTCATCGATCAGCACCACTACCGCCAGAATGAACTTGCCCAAGCCCTAGGGTGCGACAAAACACGTATATCTCGGGCCTTGCACGTTCTCGAACTTCCAGAGGCGATTCTCGATCTGACCTTAGGGCCTGGATCTCCGCTCTCATTCACCCATGTACAGGAGCTCCTTCCCCTGCGATCCAATCCCATTCGACTGGAACGGGTGGCTCGCCTCGCCGTTGAGCAACAATGGACCGCCAAGCGAATCCGTGAAGAGATCCTCCGTCAGCCGCGCATCAATCAAGGTGCCCAGTCGGTGCGTTTTACTCCCAAGGGAGACAACGGAGCCTTTTTTCTCGTCATTCGCTTTCATCCGAATCGGCTCAATGATGTTCCTATCGTCATGGAGGCATTAGATCAAGCTCGAGATTATGTGGCCCAAGCCCAAAAACAAAATCCTTCCTCCTGA
- a CDS encoding ParA family protein, translated as MTRIVAISSHKGGVGKTTTAANLAAGIARMGKKRVLVVDVDPQANLTATLFPHERREYKGAITLAQVLGGTAVLDDAIVETTTKNLDLIPSHIDLFEQEGYIQNTPRALLGLDAAFKQSALLSRYFICLLDCPPNLGTFMSNALYAAHHVIVPVGAGDKYALDGLRSLQTKIGQVNVVKTDRKTELLGYLLTRCDMRTNVAKTIVKTMRDTFGEQVFKTAIRENTEFGKAIMVNKTIFQQELRASGAEDYASLAAEVIARLALDHSKQGEGDDSPRSESPVSESEVGVN; from the coding sequence GTGACCAGAATAGTCGCTATTTCGTCCCACAAAGGTGGTGTTGGCAAGACTACTACGGCTGCGAATCTTGCCGCTGGTATCGCTCGAATGGGTAAGAAACGGGTCCTTGTGGTTGATGTCGACCCCCAGGCCAACCTGACTGCAACTCTGTTTCCACACGAACGGCGGGAATATAAGGGTGCCATTACGCTAGCACAGGTCTTGGGGGGCACGGCCGTGCTCGATGATGCCATTGTTGAAACAACCACCAAAAATCTTGACCTCATCCCCTCACACATCGACCTGTTTGAGCAGGAGGGTTACATCCAAAATACGCCTCGGGCCCTTCTGGGACTCGACGCGGCATTCAAGCAATCTGCGCTCTTGAGTCGCTACTTCATCTGCTTACTCGATTGCCCCCCCAACCTTGGGACGTTCATGTCGAATGCCTTGTACGCGGCTCATCATGTAATCGTGCCGGTCGGCGCCGGCGATAAGTACGCGCTGGACGGGCTGCGCTCTCTGCAAACAAAAATTGGACAGGTCAATGTGGTGAAGACGGATCGCAAGACCGAGTTGCTGGGATATCTATTGACTCGATGCGACATGCGTACAAACGTGGCGAAGACAATCGTAAAAACCATGCGAGACACGTTTGGCGAGCAAGTCTTTAAGACTGCGATTCGTGAAAATACGGAATTCGGAAAAGCGATCATGGTCAACAAGACCATCTTCCAGCAGGAGTTGCGCGCTTCCGGAGCTGAAGACTATGCCAGCTTGGCCGCGGAGGTGATCGCGCGCCTCGCACTTGACCACTCGAAACAGGGTGAGGGTGACGACTCGCCGCGCTCGGAATCCCCTGTTAGCGAATCAGAAGTCGGGGTCAACTGA
- a CDS encoding tyrosine-type recombinase/integrase: protein MTPHASAGFERSEENRSMGCEQDDEPPAETAETAGSADGDPRVIDQALQPWLPATRPKVQLETLSILTWPTGVAVDSPAFDHFLAAVVSPFCATYPARSTQLLYRRSLTYFFRWWGQARAREGQPDSFTEQLLHGYRASLTLQQREGTHKRLEARTINVYLASLRAFCQWLKRTAQIPYNPMSAVKGMKVAKRFVRDSLTEPEVERLIATFDVTVTDPAAQEQVLRDYAMTLLWVSTGTRSIELARAQRRHLNHRDGHPILYLHRKGSSSAEQPVVLAPWVLDALTAYFRMHDRRHHGGGPTEPFRGPLPEHPLFAWLRGPGKYHSKRQNVAQTRGCRPLGVGSIQAMMRHHLEEAGLSRLINPDTQSVRPISPHSLRHTAATLALKHGATIRQVQSMLGHADIQTTMIYLHEKDRILNAAEHTIPDFSVPLPTVCDRREHHE, encoded by the coding sequence ATGACACCGCACGCCAGCGCGGGTTTTGAACGGTCGGAGGAAAACAGGTCTATGGGGTGTGAGCAGGACGACGAACCGCCGGCTGAGACGGCTGAGACGGCAGGGTCGGCAGACGGCGACCCCCGCGTGATCGACCAGGCGTTACAACCCTGGCTGCCGGCGACCCGACCCAAGGTCCAGCTCGAGACCCTCTCCATCCTCACATGGCCGACTGGGGTGGCGGTCGACAGCCCCGCGTTTGATCATTTTCTGGCCGCGGTGGTCTCGCCCTTCTGTGCCACCTATCCCGCGCGGAGTACCCAGCTCCTCTACCGCCGCAGTCTGACCTATTTTTTTCGCTGGTGGGGCCAGGCCCGCGCGAGGGAAGGCCAGCCGGACAGCTTCACCGAACAGTTGCTGCACGGCTACCGCGCCAGCCTCACCCTCCAACAGCGGGAGGGGACACACAAACGCTTGGAGGCGCGGACGATCAACGTCTACCTCGCCAGCTTACGCGCTTTCTGTCAGTGGCTGAAACGGACCGCACAGATCCCCTACAACCCGATGAGCGCAGTAAAGGGCATGAAAGTCGCCAAACGGTTCGTCCGGGACAGCCTGACCGAGCCCGAAGTCGAACGCCTGATCGCCACCTTCGATGTGACCGTCACCGACCCGGCCGCCCAAGAGCAGGTGTTGCGCGATTATGCCATGACGCTACTTTGGGTCAGTACCGGCACCCGCAGCATCGAACTCGCGCGGGCGCAGCGCCGGCATCTCAATCACCGGGATGGCCACCCCATCCTCTATCTCCACCGCAAAGGCAGCAGTAGTGCCGAACAGCCGGTGGTGCTGGCACCCTGGGTGCTCGATGCGCTCACCGCCTATTTCCGGATGCATGACCGCCGGCATCATGGTGGGGGCCCCACGGAACCGTTCCGTGGTCCGCTTCCCGAGCACCCCTTGTTTGCCTGGCTGCGGGGCCCGGGCAAGTATCATTCGAAGAGGCAGAATGTCGCCCAGACTCGAGGGTGCCGGCCCTTAGGAGTCGGTTCGATTCAGGCCATGATGCGCCACCATCTCGAGGAGGCGGGCCTCAGTCGGCTGATCAACCCGGATACCCAAAGCGTCCGTCCGATCTCCCCGCATTCGCTTCGACATACGGCCGCCACGCTCGCACTGAAACATGGTGCGACGATCAGACAGGTCCAGTCCATGCTGGGTCATGCCGACATCCAGACCACCATGATCTATCTGCACGAGAAGGACCGCATCCTGAACGCGGCCGAACACACCATCCCCGACTTTTCCGTCCCACTTCCCACCGTCTGTGACAGACGGGAGCACCACGAGTAG
- a CDS encoding type II toxin-antitoxin system ParD family antitoxin gives MQSMNISLPDPLKQFVDGQIAQGRYSSASEYVRELIRADEKRKAEDLLEAKLLEGLNSAESVLTPADWKDIRSEALAKLTARKTPR, from the coding sequence ATGCAGAGCATGAATATTTCTCTCCCTGATCCCCTGAAGCAATTCGTGGATGGGCAGATCGCCCAAGGTCGCTACAGCAGCGCGAGCGAGTATGTGCGTGAGTTGATTCGAGCCGACGAAAAACGCAAAGCGGAAGACCTGCTGGAAGCGAAATTACTGGAAGGTCTGAACAGCGCCGAGAGCGTCCTGACGCCGGCGGACTGGAAGGACATTCGCAGCGAAGCCCTGGCGAAGCTGACGGCCCGAAAGACACCGCGCTGA
- a CDS encoding type II toxin-antitoxin system RelE/ParE family toxin, translated as MPTVYQRAAARRDLVEQFVYLAEVAGLDMAQRFLTNAEASFNDLACQPMLGAPLTLQHPSLAGIRKWRIKDFDNQLIFYLPHPDGVSIVRVLHAARDWWSLLGIET; from the coding sequence ATGCCGACGGTGTATCAGCGTGCGGCAGCCAGGCGCGACCTGGTAGAGCAGTTCGTCTATCTGGCGGAAGTGGCGGGCCTGGACATGGCGCAGCGTTTTCTGACCAACGCTGAGGCCAGCTTCAACGATCTGGCCTGTCAGCCCATGCTCGGTGCCCCGCTGACGCTGCAACACCCCAGTCTCGCGGGCATCCGCAAGTGGCGCATTAAGGATTTCGACAACCAGCTGATTTTCTATCTGCCGCACCCTGACGGCGTGTCGATCGTGCGCGTGCTGCACGCGGCACGCGACTGGTGGAGCCTGTTAGGCATCGAAACCTAA
- a CDS encoding DUF1778 domain-containing protein translates to MPPTDLETEEKAPRVERLEARVSKAQKNLFLRAATVQGRSLTDFLIASVQEAAERALRAHDVLTLSERDRRIFVETLVKPAAPSKTLRQAATRYKERTRI, encoded by the coding sequence ATGCCGCCGACCGATCTAGAAACAGAAGAAAAGGCTCCCCGCGTGGAGCGACTTGAAGCGCGTGTCAGTAAGGCGCAGAAGAATCTGTTTTTGCGAGCTGCGACAGTGCAGGGCCGATCGCTGACGGATTTTTTGATTGCGAGCGTGCAGGAAGCTGCGGAGAGAGCCTTGCGCGCGCATGATGTGCTGACGCTGAGCGAACGTGACCGGAGAATCTTTGTAGAGACTCTTGTGAAGCCCGCCGCGCCCAGCAAGACGCTTCGTCAGGCTGCGACACGCTACAAGGAGAGGACGAGGATCTAG
- a CDS encoding GNAT family N-acetyltransferase produces the protein MLGKKRDTPYRVEALGKQHDKEGFTCGSGPLDHYLEVQAGQDTRKRVAATFVLCEGESNRVIGFYTLSAISVDIGAWPESVAKKLPRYPVIPATLLGRLAIDKQRQGRGAGEHLLMDALHRSWRTAREVASVAVVVDAKDRRAAEFYTQYDFTPLVDPPIRLFLPMSVIEKLFS, from the coding sequence TTGCTTGGGAAAAAGAGGGATACCCCCTACCGCGTTGAGGCGCTCGGCAAGCAGCATGACAAGGAAGGGTTTACCTGCGGCAGCGGGCCGCTGGATCACTACCTTGAGGTACAGGCGGGGCAGGACACGCGAAAGCGCGTGGCCGCGACTTTTGTACTGTGCGAGGGGGAAAGTAACAGGGTGATTGGGTTCTACACCCTTTCGGCTATCAGCGTGGACATTGGCGCGTGGCCGGAGAGTGTGGCGAAGAAACTCCCTCGGTATCCGGTCATCCCGGCCACACTCCTCGGGCGCTTGGCCATCGACAAGCAGCGTCAGGGGCGAGGGGCCGGAGAACATCTTCTCATGGACGCCCTGCATCGCAGCTGGCGCACTGCACGGGAGGTCGCGTCGGTGGCAGTGGTAGTCGATGCGAAAGACCGTCGGGCCGCTGAGTTTTACACACAGTATGATTTCACGCCGCTGGTAGACCCGCCGATCAGGCTCTTTTTGCCCATGAGCGTGATCGAAAAATTGTTTTCTTGA